The DNA window TTTTACTTGCTCGTATTTTcggtttttttatttaaatcataTTATCTTGATCAATAACATATCATGTTATTATAGAAAATGGAAGACCTAACAATATGTGGAGTATTTTCCCAATTTTAAtgttttgaaataaatttttggaATTTGTACTCAATAAAAACCAGACAATAATTTTTTGGAATTTGTAATAAATAAAAACGAGACTAAAACTACATATAAcgatttatttaataatatattatagaAAAAAGGAGATATtttcctttaaaaaaaattgattcatAAACGAGCTATTGAAATAAAGAGCCAAAATTTTCTTGTCTCGTGGCTAAGCCAGTTTGCTTCGTTGTCACTTTCAATTTCAGAGTTGTCTTAACCTTAAAACAAAGGGAAACAAACGAAAAATACGATATTATTTTAAGGAACATTGTCGAATTACATACATGCATGCACGCATTGCAAATTATATAATTGTTGCTTACAAAttagaacaaaaaaaaaacagaagatatttacacacacacacacacacatgattttttagtatatattctcaattcataatcattcAATTCATTCAAAGTATAGATTcaatttatttcaaaaaatcaaTTTACCTACTTTTATGCCAATCTATGATTAATTAAAAAACCACacgtttaatttttaataataatttgacatgtttttgttttcataaaaatataacaaataaaTTCGATTTGTGTAAAACACTTATcatagattatatatatatacacacacacacacgaaactattttttttaaacgaATTAATCATGAAAAAATGCAAACATAAATATTCTTCTTGTCTTTTCATTTCTTTGTCCCAATCAattaaatattttctaaaagatttaatttgttgattttaaaaaaagaaaaaagaaaaaaaaaggtttGGCCCATGAATATGGAGACGTATGCATCCCCACGTCTCCCTAATGCAGGGGATGGCGCCAGATTGGAGTCAAATTTTATATATTCTCCACATTAAATTTTCATATTCATCTATTATTTAGAGTATCTCTCACCCAATTACTATTTCGGCATAGCATGGGACTCGGAATCAAGTTTTAGAAATATTAGCTAGTATCTCGATCCACGCGTTGTGTGCAAATACAATctgttattttttgaaaattgtccGTCGAGCTTAtggataatttttttatatatataaaaaagtaGCTTAATATAGATAATAACATAATTGTAACGATTGCTGCAGAAGAGCTTCTCGAACAATTTGTGAACTTTGAATGTTAAATTATGGGGATTTATGATATCGGTGAAGTTCGAAAGGGTATGGCAGATGGATTCGTAGAAATCACGATTGGTGGGATCAATCAAGTTCATTCATTTCACAAGCACTGCCAATTTTTTCATGCAACATTAATGGCACCATGCCTGATCAGGCATGCAACGTAAATATATATCCCCCTACTTGAAATTTTTTCTAAACTTCTCccccctatatatatatatcctattGAAAAATACATCTAAATGCAGTAACttaagttttattttttaaaatgtaactaaTTCGATATATATAAATCCCAAAAATCATGTGTCGTTGGCCATTTAATTTCCGATAATTCGATTGATCGTCCCCATTTTACATCTTATACACGTACAGCGTACTCgatgtatgtatatgtgtgtgtgtatatttatatatagacGTGTATTTATTGAAGGAGATAGTAAAGTGACTAGGTGTGATGAATATACATAACGTGCgtgtgaataaaataattataggATATATTAAAAGGGGATCGGAGTGAAGTTAAGTTAAGCAGTGTCCATTGGGAATATGCAACCTGGGATATTAATAGCTGAGCTGCTCCATATCTCTCGGATTCATGCATGCATTCCTGCCCACGACAAatggctttttatttttattttattttgtttcgtGTGACTCGAGAATCATTTAATACAATTTCTTGTGTCTAAGAAAGAAAATCATTATAATTCGATATTTCAAGATTTGAAATCAAAACAAAGTAAATTTAGTCAGTTTATCAAATCAAAGAACCCATGGTCCGAAACAAGATCCTTAATTTGAGCAATCAAAGCAACCTCCGGACCGATCGAAATACTCAATGATTGCTTTCACTACTCGAATTGCTTCCGAAACCTATGGAAAAAACCCACACATCGGAGAAAGCCAACAAATgggttatatatatgtatatcttcTGTGAAACAAATTAtggtcatttttttatttacaaaattCGTATACTGACGACTGACTCCACATGATGTTGTCATCCGTCGCAACTAGCGACGGCTTAAAACCCATCGCCCATAGCGTCGGTTTAATAATCCGTCGCTATTGGCGACGATTATTAACCGTCGCTGTTTCTCTGCCCCTTtccttttatattttttttattttgttttaatcCGGTGCAGTGAAATCCGGATTGTACTAGTTTTATAAACACTTTCATTTTACAACATTTTTataatgttttatttaatttataatatttttaaaaaagccGACAAAATATTGCATGATATTActgtaaataataatattgacgGCGTGCGATTAATGTACTCCGTTAATGTCTagacacaattttttttaaaattttttaccaCTAACAACAGCGCATATAAACATGCACACTTTTAGTAATACTATTAACGACGTGTTTTTATTGTGCGTTGCGAAAATTGCATATGTAATTTTAACAGCACAGTAAATTGCATAGTAATATCCGCAAAATGCatttatgtgtgctgttaaaATAACATATGCAATTTTCGCAACGCACAATAAAAACACGTCGTTAATAGTATTACTAAAAGTGTGCATGTTTATATGCGCTGCTGTTAgtagaaaaaattttaaaaaaaattgtgtctAGACATTAACGGAGTACATTAATCGCACGCcgtcaatattattatttacagTAATATCATGCAATATTTTGTCggcttttttaaaaatattataaattaaataaaacattatAAAAATGTTGTAAAATGAAAGTGTTTATAAAACTAGTACAATCCGCATTTCACTGCACCGGATTCAGActtatttaaaacaaaataaaatagaaaGGGGGAAGAGAAACAGCGACGGTTAATAAGCGTCGCCAATAGCGACAgattattaaaccgtcgccTAGGGCGACGGGTTTTAAGCtgtcgctatttgcgacggattaataaaccgtcgcaaatggcGACGGCTGTAAACCGTCGCTGTAGAATCCGGAGCAGATTCCCACGGATTGCCATTCACCAATCACAATATATATtactgatttactatatatatacacacacagagaaattatacttttttatcctacgtataattttttatattttttttcaattttaataatttttttattagaacGCTAATGTTATACTGGAGATGTCAGCACTCTGATAAAAAAAAACTaccagattatatactgaaacCGAGAATTAACCAATAAAAATCTCATCCTATACAAATATGCTTATTTAGAATTTTAAATATGTTGTTTGAGTATATTTCTGATCTATTCATGAACTCTATTCATGAACTGACAGTACTTGTATGCATTATTTTTCGAATTCATGACATTAATTTAAACCTAatttcatataaaatataatatgataattaagcTCACTACAAAAAAATACTCCTACAGAAAcagtttttttcaattttaagatCGGTTTTTTATCCGACAGTAAAACCGTCGCATGTTTGAAAAAGCGATGGTTtgtattaaaccgtcgctaaatttagcgacggtattaccaaaccgtcgctaaatatgacAACATCTTCTCCAACCATTGTCGATTGTTTAAAAAACAGAGCTATAAAGACGGTCCACAACACCGATTTTGTGAAACTATtgttaaaaatattcaattagaGTATTTTCCAGAGTGGTTCTAATAGCTAAATCAATAGGAGCAATTTATAGCAGCGGTTGATACAAATCGGTACTAAATTGCGCAACATAAACGGTTATGCGACCACTCCTAAAAGTAAGGAAATAGAAACGGTTTAAGTAAAACCGATTTTGTTGTTCAGTTTTCACGAGCGGTTTTAGAAGTGCTCCTCAAAAACCGCTTATAgaaacacttttttttttaatagtgGCTCTTAATTTTGTGAGTCGAGTCAAACATCAATCTTTAAAATTAATCATCGTGCGCCACAAATAAATTATTGTGTTACTCGATTGTTTAAAAAATCTTCATACAACGGCGCGATGTTTTTTCCTATGGACAAGTACGCTTTGGCTTCAACCCCACCCAATTATAATAGACTTGATAAATAAACAACAAAAGTTCagacaaaataattaaatatgtgCTTAGACAAAAAAAACCATTTATATCATTATCATCTAATAAAAACCATTTATATCATAGGAGGCCAACTAACATCACTCGATAGAACATTATACGAACTCCGCGTCGTCGCGAAAATTTATTAGAAATCGAAGCGATTGCAGATGTGATTAGTCCCTTCTTTTTAATTCATTCTTGGAAGTTCGAAATTTTTGCCCAATTTTAGATGCAACGTTAATGCATTCGTGTTGTGACAAAGTGGTTAAAATTAGGACAGGAAGTGAGGAGCGATGTCTGGAATATTATGGAAATATAGATTTGTAAAAAAGGGAACAAACAGAGATGAGTAAAATTCGTCGTTTTATTCACTATGGGAATCCGACCAAACCCAATTTCATCGGTGAGGTTAGGAATTTAATGCAATCATTAACCTATCCAATACGCTAACCATCTCTCCCCTTCTTccgcatgtatatatatttatatataattttgttttattGCTTACCGTTCATGTTCACCCGTATGTTAAATATTGACGTGCCATTTATTTATTGGATGCGatgaaatatatcaaaattgtttATCTAAGACTCAAAACTATTGAGATTGGTAATTTTACTTGTTTCGAAATATATGTttcttgtaattttttttttaaaaaagaccCTTTCTATTTATGAAGTtaaagatatttgggaaaattGTTTCACTGGATATgttgttttatatttttttaaaaaagaagatAATTTACAAAGACGCATGTgtcttgtgaaacggtctcacgaatctttatatgtgagaagAATCAACCCtcccgatattcacaataaaagcaatactctcagcataaaatgtaatattttttcatggatgacgcAAATAAAcgatatcacaaaatacgacttgtgAAATCGtgttacacaaatttttgtcttttaaaaatatatatgataaaaCCTGATATAAAATTGTGTGATTTGGATCCAAATTGGCAGCATCAATTGACCCAATCATTGAGAAATATAAAACTTGAGAATGTGAAGTTCGAGGCCAAATTTCAGAAAAGCCAATGGCTTCGCATTATTttggataataataataataataataataataataataataataaaaataaaaatggacCAAAACAAAGTTTCACCCTCGATGCAATAAACCTAGGGAGCtacttattatttatattagGACATGTTTTTACGTATGTTCTACATcacattttattattattagcaAACTATTCAATGAATTACTTAAGCACGAATCATTCATGAGATATATATCTTGAGATTTACCCTTAATAAATTACATGCAAACTGTGAGGACCCAGACACTAATTCATGTTTTAATCTTTATTAACGTcaaataacaattaagaaaaagtgggactaaaaattttctttttaaattataaaggcggaaacgtaatgtaatctatctaatatacatgtcagtataaaagtacaacacATGTACTATATGTAtctatctcaactaggttcaacatctatacatcaagtgctgaatcctactCAGCTTCTGGGcccgaatctccacgctaactataatctctcatcctcttcctgatcctgaatttgtcccacctgttgtcatgtacacatacaaacaaaacaacagccggataactctggtgagaattatattcccagtataaatcgacgaaacatgcatttcatataacaaaaataaaagCATGAAGCATATATTCAAAACATGCATCGCAATTAGAAACGTGATTCAATATCAAAGTATAaatcatactcgtgactccacatttacgactagactcattcctagtctagggatcccggtttccagacgttggcattccatatcgatcaccagtaatagaagaaactccgattctatccacatcgatatggtatcgatcaccagtaatagaagaaactccaattctatccacatcgatagccaatcatccggtgacagactttggcactgtcgccaatacactatcttgtgacatcgtgtaATGTGcacgtggcgatcccgccactatcaggcacttccgtcacaagattactcatctaatactcatctaatacatgcttcctacaaatcaatagaacaacatataataatcaaatcaatgcatacaataacaataagtatgtgactTAGGAAAACCCAAGTATATCATACTTGAGttgatctcccaataccacattgacttatacctttgtcttctcgatctgacgaagtcaaagtctcgaagtcaaatctgtccatatcaactctggaatgacaatatcgaatagactgtgtcaaaatacaactcaattcaatactctCTCTAATCAATGTTCAATTCaaaatataatctgatcaatgtcacaATACAACgatataatctcaatcaatactgaatctgatcaatatcaatctactgatgtttcgacggcataaaaatacagtctcgataaccccgtcaatctcaacatagcagatataataccagaactcataatcaatatcggtacaactcataatttcaataacaatacgaatctgatatcgaatctcaattaaatcgactccgaaaatcataacaattacataaacagtctgttctttaatctgatttcaaatatacgatgtctactgtatCAGAAATACTATATATTATTCATGTTCAAtcctgacaatatcataatttcaaatcgtaTCTAAACGTAaaaaaaacttacgtccagttgtagcctacgtcgataggaacacagtactgaagtcggattaaaaTTCTAACGGATGGATCTTTcacaatcacaaatctaaaaggcgtaaggacaAGTGGCTTACTCTTCttctgcatgccgcgcgcatatgcgcgcccaaggcccgcgcatatgcgcctggCTTTCTGCCCGACACTTCAGAATTTATcaacttgcgcatatgcgcgcacaaggatcgcgcatatgcgcgagacctaccgTCTCGTGCCCAcacacactcgcgcatatgcccgCCTCtacaccgcgcatatgcgccaacttctCTGGACTTCACATTTAGCTACTGGATGCCTCGCGTATATGTGTGCCctcatgccgcgcatatgcgcggggtcttctgccaTTTCCGCGCATAGCTCGCGCATTACGccgtgcatgtgcgcgaatggCTTACCCTTGCACATAATTTTTgcgtcttttctcgtctttctcGGTATAATTCGTTCCGTCTATATTTAccttaattaatcaataatcatttcagattaatctcagattacgataattaaAATCTCGGACCTTACACAAACCCCTCCCAATTATATTATCTCTTAATATAAATTACATATCTTACTTATTTATACATCAGTTtggtaaatttgaaattcatcacaTTATATATACATGCGATATGTGAAACCCTGGTGAAATAGGAAATGGGGCGGGTCTAGAAACGAGTCCGAGCCGGATAATAATGGGTTTTGGGGTATAATATACGCCGGTGGAAAATATGGTGACATGAGCAATATTTGTTAAAGCGACCCTTCTACATTATGTCGCCAAAAGTTCAAGCGTAAATATCTAATTTAATAAGaccaagaaaaataaataaataacaaccATCATTAAATGATGAATCCTTAGCTACATATTAATTTTGGGGAAGTATTACTTAAAACTCAAAACATTACTAATTACACCTTAATTTGTCTTTTAGTTTTTTAACGACATTATTAATATCctcaatttattttctcaaatcataatcacattggatttttctcttgtattttataagttttttgttgaaaaaaaaatacaatttcgattctaaaaaatatatcttaaacataaatcaatcttgTGATATTGATCTCTGCTCTgactatatatatgaaaaaatattattttttacgttaaaaatattattttttactgtaTGTATGAATATATTCGTAAGACCGTCCATTAAGATAatcgatttattttaaaatagtttgaCAATTTCAAGAGAGGGTGGACATTTTGGTGGTTTGACGTTTAAGGCCCGGCATTTAACCTTTTCCACCTCCGGTTTTCACGGCTACATTAATCACTACGAAATTGTAAAAGTTTGTAATTAAACTTAATTTCTTGATTTGGGTCTAGAATAACTAAACTTTAtggcaaaaataaataattaaaaattagattatgtataaaaattaatttatgggAAAATGAAACTCTTTTTCGTTTTCCTTTCCGCCACTATAAAACTTGATCATCACCCGAACTTTCTTCCTCCCTTGTTTCTCCACTTTCTGTCAGCTCTGCTATTCCTTTCATTTTCCATTGATGATGGACACCGAGTACTTCATAAATGTGGGGATCACATCTCCGCAGCCGCTGGATTTTGAAACCATTACGCCAATGGCTTGGAATGCGCTCAATTCCGAGGTGGAGCAATCTTTGTTGACCCACAGTTCCTCGGTCGACCAATATTCGCATTTTGAGTCAGCTTTCAGCTCAATGTTGTCTTCCCAATCGCCTTCCACCTCTGGATTGTCAACTGACGCTTTCATCCTCCAAGAATTGATAGGGAAACTGGGCGGCGGAGCTCGGAACTCCGGCCTCTTACCACCGTCTGCGACCACCGTCATGGCGGGGGGTGGTTATTGTCATGATGTTAATGCTAACACTAGTGATTCTTGTTACAGTACTCCTTTAAGTTCTCCTCCGAAGCTGAATTTTCCGATTCTTGATCAAGTACACGCCCCCAAGTTGGGATATTCGGTGCCGCTGAGTCCTCTTCCTTCGTTTTCCACTGATCCTGGTTTTTCGGAAAGAGCTGCCAAGTTTTCTTGCTTCGGCAGATGGAGTTTCAATGGGAGGACACCTCCATTTGCGGGGATAAACAATGCTGGATTGTTACCGAGAGCCAGGACTCCAGTGATGGAGAATGGAAAGCTATCCCGAATTTCTAGCAGCCCTTCTCTCAAGCAAGATGAGTCGCAGCTCAAAAGCCAAGAATTGTGCCAACACAGGAACGAAACTAGAGCCCCAATTAACGAATTTGTCTCGGATTTTAACGAAAAATCCTCCGTTTCTGATCAAATCCCAGTTGCAGAAACAGGTTCAAAACTCTCGAACGAGCTGAATTCAAGAAAAAGGAAACCAGTACCCGGGGGAAAATCAAAAGAAGATGGATCCACTTTAGCTAAGGTATCGAGATTCAGTACAATGTATGTCACTTTCCCTGGACATTCAAAGAAATTTGGACATATTTACTTAAAAAAAAACACTTGTGTTATCATCAGGGGTTCAAGGGCGACGCTGATGAGAATATCAAGCGTTCAAAATCAGCAGAAAGCGGCAAAATCGAAAATGGCACTGCTAAACCAGAGGAGGAAGACATTGATGAAAATGAGAAACAAAAGACTAATCAAAAGCCACCTGAACCCCCAAAGGACTACATTCATGTCAGAGCAAGAAGGGGTCAAGCCACTGATAGCCACAGCTTAGCAGAAAGAGTAGGCCAAAATTTTCCCACATGTTTGTTCTTTCAAAAtcttgtgatcatcgtgtttaaTTATATGCCGAAACTGTTTGATTAGGTCCGACGAGAGAAAATCAGCGAGAGAATGAAACTTCTCCAGGATCTTGTACCAGGTTGTAATAAGGTATGTATGCAAATTTTAGGTTCACTTAAACTTTTTTGAATTTCTTTAAGAAAAAAACCCATCAAGAAACTTGATATTGTGCATTTCTTCTGACTCAGGTGACTGGGAAGGCACTGATGCTCGACGAAATCATAAATTATGTACAATCATTGCAACGTCAGGTCGAGGTAAATTCATCATAAATCAGTCGAATGTAGTATTGACTTTCTTGTCTATTATTAAAGATCTTACTGTGTTCTTTGTTGTTTTTACAGTTCCTGTCGATGAAACTAGCCTCAGTAAACCCAGGCCTGGATTGTAACATGGAAAATGTGCCAAAACAAATGTACCCTTTGGACTCCTCTGcaccagctttcttgaatgtaCATCAATTGCATAATCCTACACCAAACAGGCAACCGAGCCAAAATTTAAGCCCTGGTGGATTTGGTGTAagttaaatttgaaatatttccTGTGTGTTTCCATATATTGGCCTAAAATTTTGTCCAAAGAACATCGCTGATTAGAAGTCTTTTCGCGATGGTTCAGTTCCCGGGATTCAGCGAAGGTGATCTGCTTAGCATTTTCCAGATGGATCAAACGTGCGATTTGAAAGTTGAGCGGTGAAAACTACTCTTCAATGGCAGATTTAAAGCTCCCAAGAAACAAGAAAAAGGCTATGTAGT is part of the Primulina eburnea isolate SZY01 chromosome 1, ASM2296580v1, whole genome shotgun sequence genome and encodes:
- the LOC140836500 gene encoding transcription factor bHLH78-like — translated: MMDTEYFINVGITSPQPLDFETITPMAWNALNSEVEQSLLTHSSSVDQYSHFESAFSSMLSSQSPSTSGLSTDAFILQELIGKLGGGARNSGLLPPSATTVMAGGGYCHDVNANTSDSCYSTPLSSPPKLNFPILDQVHAPKLGYSVPLSPLPSFSTDPGFSERAAKFSCFGRWSFNGRTPPFAGINNAGLLPRARTPVMENGKLSRISSSPSLKQDESQLKSQELCQHRNETRAPINEFVSDFNEKSSVSDQIPVAETGSKLSNELNSRKRKPVPGGKSKEDGSTLAKGFKGDADENIKRSKSAESGKIENGTAKPEEEDIDENEKQKTNQKPPEPPKDYIHVRARRGQATDSHSLAERVRREKISERMKLLQDLVPGCNKVTGKALMLDEIINYVQSLQRQVEFLSMKLASVNPGLDCNMENVPKQMYPLDSSAPAFLNVHQLHNPTPNRQPSQNLSPGGFGFPGFSEGDLLSIFQMDQTCDLKVER